From Triticum urartu cultivar G1812 chromosome 2, Tu2.1, whole genome shotgun sequence, a single genomic window includes:
- the LOC125536945 gene encoding protein FAR1-RELATED SEQUENCE 9-like has protein sequence MTNQFEIRRKWASSPMHVFARQYMRLQFDPESDESYQENRTRISSAVMRTNVAIERHVSKVYTRKMFEQFGENLFEGGSYHVEEIEKKKKNIARHNDALKREKWSKVEYEVTISDEAGWFESECGQFAHMGMLCCHALKVINHVGVPEIPKRHILKRWTKDARDILPQHIAHFQKDQAANQSFTCRSSTLYLHAMELLRIGDSSISVYELVFGRIKDLIVEVSPLAEKTMV, from the exons ATGACAAACCAGTTCGAGATACGTCGCAAATGGGCATCAAGCCCAATGCATGTGTTCGCCCGTCAGTACATGAGGCTACAATTCGACCCGGAATCAGATGAAAGCTACCAAGAAAACAGGACAAGGATT AGTAGTGCTGTGATGAGGACAAACGTTGCTATCGAAAGGCACGTGAGTAAAGTTTACACAAGAAAGATGTTTGAACAATTTGGTGAGAATCTGTTTGAAGGTGGATCATACCATGTCGAGGAGattgaaaagaaaaagaaaaatatcGCAAGGCACAACGATGCCTTAAAACGAGAGAAGTGGAGTAAGGTCGAATACGAGGTGACCATATCAGATGAAGCTGGCTGGTTTGAATCTGAATGCGGGCAGTTTGCCCACATGGGAATGCTTTGCTGCCATGCTTTGAAG GTGATTAACCACGTTGGTGTACCGGAGATACCCAAGCGGCACATCCTAAAAAGGTGGACGAAAGATGCTAGAGACATCTTGCCACAACACATAGCTCACTTTCAAAAGGATCAGGCTGCGAATCAATCTTTTACCTGTCGGAGCTCAACTCTGTACCTGCACGCCATGGAATTGTTGAGGATTGGAGACTCATCAATCTCTGTCTACGAGCTTGTATTTGGGAGGATCAAAGACTTAATCGTAGAGGTATCTCCGCTGGCGGAAAAGACGATGGTCTAG